The Bombus terrestris chromosome 4, iyBomTerr1.2, whole genome shotgun sequence genome has a window encoding:
- the LOC100643790 gene encoding uncharacterized protein LOC100643790 isoform X2, with amino-acid sequence MEIEKREKQMERGWKKRVGKKLDEDKPTKRPESSKQRRRLIMTRVHTRRDFSRLLLPFSSSETFHLSCNLILLLLGLASVRSVLPCNEKARSQSHDLTSFPYLVDTAGRKYSRRVPDDPRELIQHGLNEYEISDSSDQPDGTGIDVDRISQRRTSALKRVNHVTNKFVASFGKDNRAYLRDDSRFAAITADIVNGYYGESRKRHQKRKFRRENDILLANINDQIGGTTLMNGVSYRDEKHIELRMKRNFDRKHKLERKMRMNLLGLEESFHDCEEYGEEFTENDDSRSTRRNRSDKVADNSEAKRNNGTENPVHSMKVNGNLSPTSNESSEDPFTGFEGSQKFPIKVTYKPPIAAQVEKFDRRHFGPPKMDIPETTIASYPSTMPPDLPKSPGRDVLHRHRKVDENTEEERKQEAAIDEHEKADDITDDRWLPGASSGRRSSNIASGKSFPEEKHVSVSSTFSPMSTSSSDKYSMNESRIDQDTEEIEESSVTVPSVKSSEKINITILGLFEMTRGSEPRPEGTSELQAARLAVERVNELNVLSKFRLRLIHNDTKCDSGVAVDRFFHALYSAKKNDLIPLLLGTACSEVTETLAKIVPYWNVIQVSFGSTAPALSDSTEFPLFLRTVAPDSSHNSARIALIKHFGWDTVTALSQTGDMYSLAVNDLVTELEQANITCTATITFAENDYKEQLQTLKELDTRIIIGSFSPQLAPRVFCEAWKLGMHGGDYAWILPGDTIDLSKRMANSLHSEQEECTPSQLSQTQNGLIIVESHGAALENEISSSGLTSNNFTLELRKRSATNSKFEGQTYDAVWAMALALEKTENILNKDNISVVQYTHARKDIALRLLEQLKLLRFNGVSGPVSFDGADRVGITAFSQIYGNDFRRIAIFSPEDGKLIMNCSGCAMTKWPDGRPPVARRVFRLRVVTVAPAAFLAVTCLASVGVTLAFAFLAFNLHFRKHKSIKLSSPRLNNMAAVGCGLVYGAVILLGLDHATLPDSNDYYPTVCTARVYLLSAGFSLAFGSMFTKTYRVHRIFTRSRSGVVKNKDTQLISLICVLLLIDGLVVTLWVTFDPMQRHLRNLTLEINPQDRSVVYQPQVEVCRSQHTNSWLGALYIYKGLLLIVGVYMAWETRHVKIPALNDSQYIGMSVYFVVITSGIVVVLANLMSDRATLAFVTITALILASTTATLALLFLPQLTNILAGERADPVVQSLGLKIECNTRRFVTDDRTELQYRVEVQNRVYRREMAQLELELARLEKQLAQEPVEPSHASSSASIPQRNPSIGGGLPLLLLSVLPPVIPRASWPSADSSGIRRGTVAFSSQPDLEPDGTRRNLADIYKLHRRRETEGPNRLGVFQRFFSLFGSRPTSRKTSTASFTGVASALRVHMGYIAGLVPGTKAASTCQVNAQGSRSPHPRCGSGPIISITSEEDRRLSLGLHRKEYSEPRVNFSLPPKASTSQTSSREKIRGSPRFPHRIVPTNSLNTIAPGSSISRSHRWHSMEDARKTKVSQLPRGSSCSPSCDVWATREFGIPLSELGNTARGKKTSESLTLTIMAESNVNSDDAKLGNNLKKLFEENDMQSNVSPADSELKITRSISSSSSSPTNTRTSSATYGMSSSRKESSSESAQLDTSTNFIQKSECSRPSSPTTRATNLNISAEMDSHMNASYENGKSTAS; translated from the exons ATGAGGACAAGCCAACAAAGCGCCCTGAGTCGTCGAAACAGCGACGGCGACTGATTATGACGCGCGTCCATACGCGCCGCGATTTCTCTCGTCTCCTCCTGCCATTCTCATCCTCTGAGACCTTTCACCTTTCTTGCAACCTAATCCTTCTCCTTCTCGGTCTCGCCTCTGTTCGTAGCGTTCTGCCGTGCAATGAAAAGGCGAGGTCTCAAAGTCATGATCTTACATCGTTTCCTTACCTGGTCGACACCGCGGGTAGAAAATATTCTCGAAGAGTTCCCGATGATCCTCGGGAATTGATACAGCATGGCTTGAACGAGTACGAAATTTCCGACTCATCGGATCAACCCGACGGGACAGGAATTGACGTCGATCGAATCTCACAAAGACGAACGAGTGCGTTAAAACGAGTTAACCACGTGACGAATAAGTTCGTCGCGTCATTCGGTAAAGATAATCGTGCGTATTTGCGCGACGACTCGCGATTCGCTGCGATCACGGCTGATATCGTGAACGGTTACTACGGCGAGTCTCGCAAGCGACACCAGAAGCGGAAGTTTCGACGGGAAAATGATATACTACTAGCCAATATCAACGACCAAATCGGTGGTACGACTTTGATGAACGGTGTAAGTTATCGCGATGAAAAACATATTGAGCTGAGAATGAAAAGGAACTTCGACCGGAAGCATAAATTGGAGAGGAAAATGAGAATGAACCTTCTCGGTTTAGAAGAATCGTTTCACGATTGCGAAGAATACGGCGAGGAATTCACGGAGAACGACGACTCGAGATCTACCAGAAGAAATAGGTCTGATAAAGTCGCGGATAATTCCGAAGCGAAAAGAAACAATGGGACCGAGAATCCAGTTCATTCGATGAAAGTAAATGGCAATCTGTCACCGACTTCGAATGAGAGCAGCGAGGACCCTTTTACGGGTTTCGAGGGCTCGCAGAAATTTCCTATAAAAGTCACGTACAAGCCGCCTATAGCAGCTCAAGTCGAAAAGTTTGATAGAAGGCACTTTGGTCCGCCTAAAATGGATATTCCCGAAACCACAATCGCGTCATATCCGTCGACCATGCCACCGGATCTACCAAAAAGTCCCGGCAGAGACGTCCTTCACCGACATCGTAAAGTCGATGAGAATACAGAGGAGGAAAGAAAACAGGAGGCGGCCATCGACGAGCATGAGAAAGCCGACGACATCACGGATGATCGTTGGCTGCCCGGCGCATCGTCTGGTCGACGATCCTCCAATATAGCCAGTGGAAAGTCTTTCCCAGAAGAAAAGCACGTCTCCGTGTCTTCGACGTTTTCTCCAATGTCGACATCGTCTAGTGATAAGTATTCGATGAACGAGTCGCGTATCGACCAAGACACGGAAGAAATCGAAGAATCCAGTGTTACAGTGCCGAGCGTGAAATCATCCGAAAAGATAAACATAACTATCTTAGGTTTATTCGAGATGACACGAGGTTCTGAACCTAGACCGGAAGGAACTAGCGAGTTACAAGCAGCAAGATTAGCCGTTGAGCGGGTCAACGAATTGAATGTCTTATCCAAGTTTCGTCTGCGTCTTATTCACAACGACACCAAG TGCGACTCCGGGGTGGCGGTTGATAGATTCTTCCACGCTCTCTACTCGGCAAAGAAGAACGATCTAATACCGTTGTTACTGGGCACTGCCTGCTCCGAGGTCACGGAAACATTAGCCAAAATCGTACCTTACTGGAACGTGATACAAGTCTCCTTTGGATCCACCGCACCTGCCCTCTCGGATTCCACCGAATTTCCGCTTTTCCTACGAACCGTAGCGCCGGATTCAAGTCACAACTCTGCCAGGATAGCACTCATCAAACATTTTGGGTGGGACACTGTTACCGCTCTCTCGCAAACTGGTGACATGTATTCTCTG GCTGTGAACGATCTAGTCACGGAACTGGAGCAAGCGAATATTACGTGCACCGCTACTATCACCTTCGCAGAGAACGATTACAAGGAACAGCTGCAAACTTTAAAA GAGTTGGACACACGAATCATCATCGGGAGTTTTTCACCACAACTGGCGCCACGCGTTTTCTGCGAG GCTTGGAAGTTGGGTATGCACGGAGGGGACTACGCATGGATCCTGCCAGGTGATACGATCGACTTATCGAAGAGGATGGCTAATTCGTTGCACTCGGAACAAGAAGAATGTACGCCCTCGCAGCTCTCTCAAACTCAGAATGGTTTGATCATCGTCGAGAGTCATGGCGCTGCCTTAGAAAACGAAATAAGTTCGTCGGGTCTG ACGAGTAACAATTTCACGTTGGAATTGAGAAAAAGAAGCGCGACAAACTCGAAGTTCGAAGGACAGACCTACGACGCCGTCTGGGCTATGGCACTTGCTTTGGAAAAGACGGAAAACATCTTAAATAAGGACAACATTAGCGTAGTCCAATATACGCATGCTAGAAAGGACATCGCTTTGCGACTATTGGAACAACTGAAACTTTTGCGTTTTAACGGAGTTTCG GGACCGGTATCGTTCGATGGAGCCGATCGAGTGGGTATCACAGCGTTCTCTCAGATATACG GCAACGATTTCAGAAGAATAGCGATCTTCAGTCCAGAAGATGGAAAACTAATAATGAATTGCTCAGGATGCGCAATGACAAAATGGCCGGATGGACGTCCCCCCGTGGCTCGAAGGGTTTTCCG GTTGAGAGTGGTAACAGTAGCACCTGCAGCTTTTCTAGCAGTTACTTGTCTCGCTAGCGTTGGTGTCACTTTAGCGTTCGCTTTCTTGGCGTTCAATTTACATTTTCGTAAACACAA GAGCATAAAACTCTCGAGTCCTAGACTGAATAATATGGCTGCCGTCGGCTGTGGTTTAGTCTACGGTGCGGTCATACTTTTGGGCTTGGATCACGCCACGCTACCGGATAGCAACGACTACTATCCTACAGTGTGCACA GCGAGAGTATATTTGTTGTCTGCTGGCTTTTCCTTGGCATTCGGATCGATGTTTACCAAGACCTATCGCGTTCATCGGATTTTCACTAGAAGCAGAAGCGGCGTTGTCAAGAACAAG GATACTCAGCTTATAAGCTTGATCTGCGTTCTGCTACTGATAGACGGCCTTGTGGTAACCTTGTGGGTAACTTTTGACCCCATGCAACGCCATCTGCGAAACCTAACTCTGGAAATTAACCCACAGGATAGAAGCGTAGTCTATCAACCTCAG GTAGAGGTGTGCCGTTCTCAACACACGAACAGCTGGTTGGGCGCACTTTACATATATAAAGGTCTATTGCTAATCGTCGGTGTATACATGGCTTGGGAAACGAG ACACGTGAAAATACCTGCTTTAAACGACTCGCAATACATCGGCATGAGTGTTTATTTCGTGGTGATCACTTCGGGGATTGTGGTAGTGCTGGCAAATTTGATGTCCGATCGCGCAACCTTGGCCTTCGTTACGATTACCGCTTTAATCTTGGCTTCAACGACCGCAACGCTGGCGTTGCTGTTTCTTCCGCAGTTAACAAATATCTTGGCTGGCGAAAGGGCCGACCCCGTTGTCCAGAGTCTCGGCCTCAAGATAGAATGCAATACAAGGAGATTCGTGACCGATGATAGAAC CGAACTTCAATACCGCGTGGAAGTACAGAATCGCGTGTATCGTCGTGAAATGGCACAGCTGGAACTGGAATTGGCCAGATTGGAGAAACAATTGGCACAGGAACCGGTTGAACCATCGCACGCTTCGTCGAGCGCATCGATTCCACAACGCAATCCCAGCATCGGGGGTGGTCTACCTTTGTTATTGCTCAGCGTCCTCCCACCGGTCATCCCTAGGGCTAGCTGGCCGTCCGCTGATTCGTCCG GAATACGCCGCGGTACTGTAGCGTTTAGCAGCCAACCGGATTTGGAACCGGACGGTACACGAAGAAATCTCGCAGATATTTACAAACTTCACCGACGAAGAGAGACGGAAGGACCAAATCGTTTGGGTGTTTTTCAGCGATTCTTCAGTCTTTTCGGCAGTCGTCCTACCAGCAGGAAAACTTCGACCGCCTCGTTTACGg GAGTAGCATCGGCACTACGGGTTCACATGGGCTACATTGCCGGTTTAGTACCAGGCACGAAAGCAGCATCTACGTGTCAAGTTAATGCCCAAGGCAGTCGTTCGCCTCATCCTCGATGTGGCTCAGGACCAATAATTAGTATTACTAGCGAAGAAGATCGCAGATTAAGCCTGGGGCTACATCGTAAAGAGTACAGCGAGCCCAGAGTCAATTTTAGTCTACCACCCA AAGCCAGTACCAGCCAAACATCGTCACGAGAAAAAATTCGGGGATCTCCGCGATTTCCACATCGGATAGTGCCGACAAACAGTTTAAATACGATTGCTCCAGGATCCTCGATCTCGAGATCCCATCGATGGCATTCCATGGAAGACGCGAGAAAAACTAAGGTCTCTCAACTCCCTCGTGGCTCATCGTGTAGCCCTAGCTGCGATGTATGGGCCACTCGTGAATTCGGAATTCCATTAAGTGAACTGGGAAACACTGCTCGAGGCAAGAAAACATCAGAATCGTTAACCTTAACCATTATGGCGGAGTCGAATGTAAATTCCGATGACGCAAAGCTCGGCAACAATTTAAAAAAGCTCTTCGAAGAAAATGATATGCAGAGTAACGTTAGTCCTGCCGACTCGGAGCTGAAAATCACCCGATCCATATCCTCATCGTCTTCGTCACCAACAAACACTAGGACATCGAGTGCCACATATGGTATGTCTTCTTCTAGAAAAGAATCCAGTTCCGAATCTGCCCAACTAGATACAAGTACAAACTTTATTCAGAAATCAGAGTGTTCTCGACCCTCGAGTCCAACAACTCGCGCGACCAATTTGAATATCTCTGCAGAGATGGATAGTCATATGAACGCATCGTACGAAAATGGAAAATCAACTGCCTCGTAG
- the LOC100643790 gene encoding gamma-aminobutyric acid type B receptor subunit 1 isoform X4: MEIEKREKQMERGWKKRVGKKLDEDKPTKRPESSKQRRRLIMTRVHTRRDFSRLLLPFSSSETFHLSCNLILLLLGLASVRSVLPCNEKARSQSHDLTSFPYLVDTAGRKYSRRVPDDPRELIQHGLNEYEISDSSDQPDGTGIDVDRISQRRTSALKRVNHVTNKFVASFGKDNRAYLRDDSRFAAITADIVNGYYGESRKRHQKRKFRRENDILLANINDQIGGTTLMNGVSYRDEKHIELRMKRNFDRKHKLERKMRMNLLGLEESFHDCEEYGEEFTENDDSRSTRRNRSDKVADNSEAKRNNGTENPVHSMKVNGNLSPTSNESSEDPFTGFEGSQKFPIKVTYKPPIAAQVEKFDRRHFGPPKMDIPETTIASYPSTMPPDLPKSPGRDVLHRHRKVDENTEEERKQEAAIDEHEKADDITDDRWLPGASSGRRSSNIASGKSFPEEKHVSVSSTFSPMSTSSSDKYSMNESRIDQDTEEIEESSVTVPSVKSSEKINITILGLFEMTRGSEPRPEGTSELQAARLAVERVNELNVLSKFRLRLIHNDTKCDSGVAVDRFFHALYSAKKNDLIPLLLGTACSEVTETLAKIVPYWNVIQVSFGSTAPALSDSTEFPLFLRTVAPDSSHNSARIALIKHFGWDTVTALSQTGDMYSLAVNDLVTELEQANITCTATITFAENDYKEQLQTLKELDTRIIIGSFSPQLAPRVFCEAWKLGMHGGDYAWILPGDTIDLSKRMANSLHSEQEECTPSQLSQTQNGLIIVESHGAALENEISSSGLTSNNFTLELRKRSATNSKFEGQTYDAVWAMALALEKTENILNKDNISVVQYTHARKDIALRLLEQLKLLRFNGVSGPVSFDGADRVGITAFSQIYGNDFRRIAIFSPEDGKLIMNCSGCAMTKWPDGRPPVARRVFRLRVVTVAPAAFLAVTCLASVGVTLAFAFLAFNLHFRKHKSIKLSSPRLNNMAAVGCGLVYGAVILLGLDHATLPDSNDYYPTVCTARVYLLSAGFSLAFGSMFTKTYRVHRIFTRSRSGVVKNKLLQDTQLISLICVLLLIDGLVVTLWVTFDPMQRHLRNLTLEINPQDRSVVYQPQVEVCRSQHTNSWLGALYIYKGLLLIVGVYMAWETRHVKIPALNDSQYIGMSVYFVVITSGIVVVLANLMSDRATLAFVTITALILASTTATLALLFLPQLTNILAGERADPVVQSLGLKIECNTRRFVTDDRTELQYRVEVQNRVYRREMAQLELELARLEKQLAQEPVEPSHASSSASIPQRNPSIGGGLPLLLLSVLPPVIPRASWPSADSSDVRERNTPRYCSV; this comes from the exons ATGAGGACAAGCCAACAAAGCGCCCTGAGTCGTCGAAACAGCGACGGCGACTGATTATGACGCGCGTCCATACGCGCCGCGATTTCTCTCGTCTCCTCCTGCCATTCTCATCCTCTGAGACCTTTCACCTTTCTTGCAACCTAATCCTTCTCCTTCTCGGTCTCGCCTCTGTTCGTAGCGTTCTGCCGTGCAATGAAAAGGCGAGGTCTCAAAGTCATGATCTTACATCGTTTCCTTACCTGGTCGACACCGCGGGTAGAAAATATTCTCGAAGAGTTCCCGATGATCCTCGGGAATTGATACAGCATGGCTTGAACGAGTACGAAATTTCCGACTCATCGGATCAACCCGACGGGACAGGAATTGACGTCGATCGAATCTCACAAAGACGAACGAGTGCGTTAAAACGAGTTAACCACGTGACGAATAAGTTCGTCGCGTCATTCGGTAAAGATAATCGTGCGTATTTGCGCGACGACTCGCGATTCGCTGCGATCACGGCTGATATCGTGAACGGTTACTACGGCGAGTCTCGCAAGCGACACCAGAAGCGGAAGTTTCGACGGGAAAATGATATACTACTAGCCAATATCAACGACCAAATCGGTGGTACGACTTTGATGAACGGTGTAAGTTATCGCGATGAAAAACATATTGAGCTGAGAATGAAAAGGAACTTCGACCGGAAGCATAAATTGGAGAGGAAAATGAGAATGAACCTTCTCGGTTTAGAAGAATCGTTTCACGATTGCGAAGAATACGGCGAGGAATTCACGGAGAACGACGACTCGAGATCTACCAGAAGAAATAGGTCTGATAAAGTCGCGGATAATTCCGAAGCGAAAAGAAACAATGGGACCGAGAATCCAGTTCATTCGATGAAAGTAAATGGCAATCTGTCACCGACTTCGAATGAGAGCAGCGAGGACCCTTTTACGGGTTTCGAGGGCTCGCAGAAATTTCCTATAAAAGTCACGTACAAGCCGCCTATAGCAGCTCAAGTCGAAAAGTTTGATAGAAGGCACTTTGGTCCGCCTAAAATGGATATTCCCGAAACCACAATCGCGTCATATCCGTCGACCATGCCACCGGATCTACCAAAAAGTCCCGGCAGAGACGTCCTTCACCGACATCGTAAAGTCGATGAGAATACAGAGGAGGAAAGAAAACAGGAGGCGGCCATCGACGAGCATGAGAAAGCCGACGACATCACGGATGATCGTTGGCTGCCCGGCGCATCGTCTGGTCGACGATCCTCCAATATAGCCAGTGGAAAGTCTTTCCCAGAAGAAAAGCACGTCTCCGTGTCTTCGACGTTTTCTCCAATGTCGACATCGTCTAGTGATAAGTATTCGATGAACGAGTCGCGTATCGACCAAGACACGGAAGAAATCGAAGAATCCAGTGTTACAGTGCCGAGCGTGAAATCATCCGAAAAGATAAACATAACTATCTTAGGTTTATTCGAGATGACACGAGGTTCTGAACCTAGACCGGAAGGAACTAGCGAGTTACAAGCAGCAAGATTAGCCGTTGAGCGGGTCAACGAATTGAATGTCTTATCCAAGTTTCGTCTGCGTCTTATTCACAACGACACCAAG TGCGACTCCGGGGTGGCGGTTGATAGATTCTTCCACGCTCTCTACTCGGCAAAGAAGAACGATCTAATACCGTTGTTACTGGGCACTGCCTGCTCCGAGGTCACGGAAACATTAGCCAAAATCGTACCTTACTGGAACGTGATACAAGTCTCCTTTGGATCCACCGCACCTGCCCTCTCGGATTCCACCGAATTTCCGCTTTTCCTACGAACCGTAGCGCCGGATTCAAGTCACAACTCTGCCAGGATAGCACTCATCAAACATTTTGGGTGGGACACTGTTACCGCTCTCTCGCAAACTGGTGACATGTATTCTCTG GCTGTGAACGATCTAGTCACGGAACTGGAGCAAGCGAATATTACGTGCACCGCTACTATCACCTTCGCAGAGAACGATTACAAGGAACAGCTGCAAACTTTAAAA GAGTTGGACACACGAATCATCATCGGGAGTTTTTCACCACAACTGGCGCCACGCGTTTTCTGCGAG GCTTGGAAGTTGGGTATGCACGGAGGGGACTACGCATGGATCCTGCCAGGTGATACGATCGACTTATCGAAGAGGATGGCTAATTCGTTGCACTCGGAACAAGAAGAATGTACGCCCTCGCAGCTCTCTCAAACTCAGAATGGTTTGATCATCGTCGAGAGTCATGGCGCTGCCTTAGAAAACGAAATAAGTTCGTCGGGTCTG ACGAGTAACAATTTCACGTTGGAATTGAGAAAAAGAAGCGCGACAAACTCGAAGTTCGAAGGACAGACCTACGACGCCGTCTGGGCTATGGCACTTGCTTTGGAAAAGACGGAAAACATCTTAAATAAGGACAACATTAGCGTAGTCCAATATACGCATGCTAGAAAGGACATCGCTTTGCGACTATTGGAACAACTGAAACTTTTGCGTTTTAACGGAGTTTCG GGACCGGTATCGTTCGATGGAGCCGATCGAGTGGGTATCACAGCGTTCTCTCAGATATACG GCAACGATTTCAGAAGAATAGCGATCTTCAGTCCAGAAGATGGAAAACTAATAATGAATTGCTCAGGATGCGCAATGACAAAATGGCCGGATGGACGTCCCCCCGTGGCTCGAAGGGTTTTCCG GTTGAGAGTGGTAACAGTAGCACCTGCAGCTTTTCTAGCAGTTACTTGTCTCGCTAGCGTTGGTGTCACTTTAGCGTTCGCTTTCTTGGCGTTCAATTTACATTTTCGTAAACACAA GAGCATAAAACTCTCGAGTCCTAGACTGAATAATATGGCTGCCGTCGGCTGTGGTTTAGTCTACGGTGCGGTCATACTTTTGGGCTTGGATCACGCCACGCTACCGGATAGCAACGACTACTATCCTACAGTGTGCACA GCGAGAGTATATTTGTTGTCTGCTGGCTTTTCCTTGGCATTCGGATCGATGTTTACCAAGACCTATCGCGTTCATCGGATTTTCACTAGAAGCAGAAGCGGCGTTGTCAAGAACAAG TTACTTCAGGATACTCAGCTTATAAGCTTGATCTGCGTTCTGCTACTGATAGACGGCCTTGTGGTAACCTTGTGGGTAACTTTTGACCCCATGCAACGCCATCTGCGAAACCTAACTCTGGAAATTAACCCACAGGATAGAAGCGTAGTCTATCAACCTCAG GTAGAGGTGTGCCGTTCTCAACACACGAACAGCTGGTTGGGCGCACTTTACATATATAAAGGTCTATTGCTAATCGTCGGTGTATACATGGCTTGGGAAACGAG ACACGTGAAAATACCTGCTTTAAACGACTCGCAATACATCGGCATGAGTGTTTATTTCGTGGTGATCACTTCGGGGATTGTGGTAGTGCTGGCAAATTTGATGTCCGATCGCGCAACCTTGGCCTTCGTTACGATTACCGCTTTAATCTTGGCTTCAACGACCGCAACGCTGGCGTTGCTGTTTCTTCCGCAGTTAACAAATATCTTGGCTGGCGAAAGGGCCGACCCCGTTGTCCAGAGTCTCGGCCTCAAGATAGAATGCAATACAAGGAGATTCGTGACCGATGATAGAAC CGAACTTCAATACCGCGTGGAAGTACAGAATCGCGTGTATCGTCGTGAAATGGCACAGCTGGAACTGGAATTGGCCAGATTGGAGAAACAATTGGCACAGGAACCGGTTGAACCATCGCACGCTTCGTCGAGCGCATCGATTCCACAACGCAATCCCAGCATCGGGGGTGGTCTACCTTTGTTATTGCTCAGCGTCCTCCCACCGGTCATCCCTAGGGCTAGCTGGCCGTCCGCTGATTCGTCCG ATGTTCGAGAAAG GAATACGCCGCGGTACTGTAGCGTTTAG